Within the Rhodothermales bacterium genome, the region TACAGCCGGGGGCGCATGCGAGGCAGAAGGATAGCGTCCCTGCCACCAGCGCCATCGGCCGGAAGAATCTGGAATACACCATACGGTCAGAGCGATGTGCGAATCGGGGGATCCGCGGTTTTGGGTAAACCCTGCTAGCTGGACCTGCTGCGTGTTCCTGACTGAGTGCCGACTGGTACGCCCGAGTTTCCCGTATGTTTTTCGGCCTGCTCAACTGGTCCGCCCCTGCCGCACCAGACGGGCGCCGGCGATCACGATCAGCACGGTGAGTGCCATCAGCGCCATCGCTATGGGGCGGTTGAAGAAGCTGGTCAGATCCCATCGGGACTTGATCGCGCTCACCATGAAGCTCTGCTCAAGGATTGGGCCGAGCACCATGCCGAGGACGACCTGCGCCAGCGGGAATCCGCCGCGACGCAGGGCAAATGCCGCGGCCCCCATCGCCGCCATCACCCACACGTCGAACGGGTTGTTGTTGATCGCGAAGGCGCCCACCACACACAATACGGTGATAATACCCAGCAGCAGGTTAAACGGAGCGCGGACGACGACATCCGCCAGCCGGCCGGTCATGTAACCATATAGCGGAAGCAGTAAGAGGTTGGAGATAACAAATGTGGTGTACAGCGCCCAGATCAGCGGCATGTTCTGCTCGAACAGGAGCGGCCCCGGGGTGATGCCTTTCATCAGGAAGACCCCGAGCACGATCGCCGTGACGGTGTCCCCGGGAAGGCCGAGTGATAAGGCGGGTATCCAGGCGCTCGCGACGGCGGCGTTGTTGCTGCACGTGCCGGCGAGCACCACGCGCTGGGCGTCGTCGTCATCCTGTGTCGCCCTCATCTTCTGCACGCTGGTCGCCACCCAGGCCCCGATGTCGGCTCCGGCGCCCGGCAGGAAGCCCACGATGACGCCCAGCAACGAGGACCGCGCAACGAGCCATCGCTCCCGCAGGATGAATCGTAGCGGAGGCATGAAGAAGGCGTGCATCGGCCGCGTTGGCGCCGGCGCACGCTCGATGCTGGCGGCCCCGGGACGGCGATAGAGGTATTCGAGCACCTCCGAGAACCCGAACAGCCCGATCATGACGACGATATAATTGAGGCCCCCCAGGAGATCCGGATGTCCGAAATCGAATCGCGGGAATCCCAGCGTGGGGTCGATCCCAATCGTCGCGAAAAAGAGCCCCAGCAGCAGCGACACGGCTCCTTTGATCGGGCGCCCGCCAGAAGCGAAGATGCCGGCCGTGAGCCCGAGGACCGCGATCCAGAAATACTCGAAGGATGAGAACGTGCGGGCGACGGCGGCGATGCTCGTAGCGAAAAAGATGAGCAGGAGGGTCCCGATTACCCCACCCACGGCCGATCCCATCGCGCTGAGGCCCAGTCCGAACAGTGCGCCATTACGGCGGGCCAGCGTATAGAGCTCGTCGACGTACGCGGCGCTGGCCGGCGTACCTGGGATCCGCGCGATCGCCGAGCCCACGTCGCCGGCATAGATGGCGACGGATGAGATGGCGATGATCGCCGGCAGCGCGATCATCGGGTCCAGGAAAAAGGCGATCGGGATAAAAAGCGCCACCGCCAGCGTGGCGGTCAGCCCCGGGATGGCGCCGAACAACGCGCCATACAGCCCGCCCAGGAACAGCGCCAGGATACCTT harbors:
- a CDS encoding tripartite tricarboxylate transporter permease, whose product is MTFFSWQGILALFLGGLYGALFGAIPGLTATLAVALFIPIAFFLDPMIALPAIIAISSVAIYAGDVGSAIARIPGTPASAAYVDELYTLARRNGALFGLGLSAMGSAVGGVIGTLLLIFFATSIAAVARTFSSFEYFWIAVLGLTAGIFASGGRPIKGAVSLLLGLFFATIGIDPTLGFPRFDFGHPDLLGGLNYIVVMIGLFGFSEVLEYLYRRPGAASIERAPAPTRPMHAFFMPPLRFILRERWLVARSSLLGVIVGFLPGAGADIGAWVATSVQKMRATQDDDDAQRVVLAGTCSNNAAVASAWIPALSLGLPGDTVTAIVLGVFLMKGITPGPLLFEQNMPLIWALYTTFVISNLLLLPLYGYMTGRLADVVVRAPFNLLLGIITVLCVVGAFAINNNPFDVWVMAAMGAAAFALRRGGFPLAQVVLGMVLGPILEQSFMVSAIKSRWDLTSFFNRPIAMALMALTVLIVIAGARLVRQGRTS